CCTTGAAGAGCATTTATCTCTATCCATTCCTTGCTCTTTACTGGCACTTTGACAAGCACTACTGATCAATAAACGGAGCATCATAATGTACGTCCTTGTAATCCCAAAAGaatgtcaaatttgatggGCCTGTACTATCACACTGTTTTGTATAATCTACGCCATCTAATCTTGATCttacaatatcaacaaattggcCCAAATCACAGGAAAAACCAACTCCATTACTGCAATTAGGAAAGGGTACAACGGCATCATTCATAATAAATCGCACATATTTCTTGTCGCCGCAGTTCAACTTCTCCACATAAGTCCTACCTCCTTGCGGAAACATTTCAGCTGCGTTGTACGGATTAGGAAAAGGTACATGATCAACAGGTAAATCCTTTTCGGGGTTGATTAATCCCATGGATGAAAGATAAAACTCCATATCTGTATCATGAGTAAACATAGCCCATATATTGCTCTTTGCAGATTCGTCTAGTAATAATTTTAGCGAGGCCTCTACCATGGGAGATCCAACTGTTGTGCTCAAATTGTTACCCTGTCCAATGGAATAGTAGTTTGTCAAGTCGTTTCTATACCCACTCTTTATAAACTCCTCGTTTGTGAATAGTGAACAGAATGGTGAATACCCTCTAACATTTATCTCAAAAGCACACCACAAGAACAAGGAAGACACTTGTGCGgttgtcaaattcaatccGGGATTCTGTTCTTGCCATctattcaaaatatccTGTAAATAGCTTTTGTCAAATTGGTCAACAATCTCATCATTATTAATGTTGCCTAAATTTTTACAAGCATAGCGTGGTGTTAAGGAGTTGGCTCCCATTTTGGGATCTTCGTTAATAACCACGTACTCGACTTGGTCATCTGAATATTCATCACCCAAGAACCCACGAGCAAAGTAATTGGCAGTTTGATAACAT
The Candida orthopsilosis Co 90-125, chromosome 5 draft sequence genome window above contains:
- a CDS encoding Pho114 acid phosphatase (transcriptionally activated by Mnl1p weak acid stress); the protein is MVSFSKILHSNLLLVSQSIFQDVATPQQAATDQYSVINFLGGSAPYKQGSRYGISTDIPEKCTVEHVQMISRHGERFPSKGDGAYFDTVMNTFKSYNQKFKGDLSFLNEYEYFVTNKEYYEKETSPKNSEGTFAGTKTALRHGAYFRQRYDTLFNGGNFTVFTSNSGRCYQTANYFARGFLGDEYSDDQVEYVVINEDPKMGANSLTPRYACKNLGNINNDEIVDQFDKSYLQDILNRWQEQNPGLNLTTAQVSSLFLWCAFEINVRGYSPFCSLFTNEEFIKSGYRNDLTNYYSIGQGNNLSTTVGSPMVEASLKLLLDESAKSNIWAMFTHDTDMEFYLSSMGLINPEKDLPVDHVPFPNPYNAAEMFPQGGRTYVEKLNCGDKKYVRFIMNDAVVPFPNCSNGVGFSCDLGQFVDIVRSRLDGVDYTKQCDSTGPSNLTFFWDYKDVHYDAPFIDQ